In the genome of Piliocolobus tephrosceles isolate RC106 chromosome 20, ASM277652v3, whole genome shotgun sequence, the window cggatctcagctcactgcaagctccgcctcccgggtttacaccattctcctgcctcagcctcccgagtagctgggactacaggcgcccgccacctcgcccggctagttttttgtatttttttggtagagacagggtttcaccgtgttagccaggatggtctcgatctcctgacctcgtgatccgcccatctcggcctcccaaagtgctgagattacaggcttgagccaccgcgcccggccagcttatttaattcttataaggGCCCGGAAGAAGGTACTATTATCATTGTtttttgacagatgagaaaactaaggcacagataAGTTAAATAACTTCCTAAAAATCATAcagaagattaaaaaacaaacaaaccaacctgGATTTGAATACAGAAAGCACATATCCTCAAAGTGTCCGCACATATCTCTGTTGTGTGTACCCTTCTCCCTGCTCTGGAGGTGATATCTTCTGTCCTCTGCCCCAAGCCAGGAGTGGGGTTAACCTCAATCAGTGGTGACTCTCAACGTCCTTCCATGATTCCCAGGTTTTTGCACTGCCTTAGGGCGCCCCCGTGAGGCCGCTTCGCCCCCCACCATGTTCCAGCGCCTCACCAGCCTCTTCTTCAGCACCCCCTCGCCCCCTGAAGACCCCGACTGCCCCCGCGCCTTCGTGTCGGAGGAGGATGAAGTGGACGGCTGGCTCATCATTGACCTGCCGGGTGAGGTCTGGGTCTGCCTCCTGGGCCTGTGAAGTCATTCTAAGGGCAGATGGCCGAGCAGAGGGGAAGGGCGCTGCTGGGGGATTGGGGAGTCCCCCAAGCCTACTGGAGGTGAGGTCACGGGACCCCTTCCCATGAGAGCCGGGGCCCTCTCCTGGCGGCCCAGGAGAGGCCGCACCTCAGGTCCCTTAGGGCAGCAGGGCGAGACTCCTGGCCCGTGGGTGCCCCGGGGAGCTGCGGACGGGCTGCGGGTCTGACTAACGATGCCCTTTCTCTCCCCGCCCCCTTGtccggtgtgtgtgtgtgtccctcctCGCTGCTCCCCTCCTCTGCACGGCTCCCAACCCGCGCCCCTTAGACAGCTACGCGGCTCCACCCAGCCCCGGGGCCGCCTCTGCCCCCGCGGGCCGCCCTCCGCCCGCGCCCTCCTTGATGGACGAGAGCTGGTTTGTTACCCCTCCCGCCTGTTTTACTGCAGAGGGGCCTGGACTCGGTCCCGCCCGCCTCCAGAGCAGCCCCCTGGAGGACCTCCTCATCGAGCACCCCAGCATGTCCGTTTACGTCACCGGCAGCACCATAGTGCTGGAGCCCCGGCCCCCTTCCCCGCTCCCGGACGCGGCCCTGCCAGACGGCGACCTCAGCGAAGGGTGAGCGAGCCGGGGGCGGAGCCTGGATGCCCAGGGAGACGGATCTTGGAGGCCAGGGTCCAGGCCAGGAGGCTGGGGTAGCGGGGC includes:
- the TP53INP2 gene encoding tumor protein p53-inducible nuclear protein 2 isoform X1 produces the protein MFQRLTSLFFSTPSPPEDPDCPRAFVSEEDEVDGWLIIDLPDSYAAPPSPGAASAPAGRPPPAPSLMDESWFVTPPACFTAEGPGLGPARLQSSPLEDLLIEHPSMSVYVTGSTIVLEPRPPSPLPDAALPDGDLSEGELAPARREPRAGRHVAPLPARAALLEKAGQVRRLQRARQRAERHALSAKAVQRQNRARESRPRRSKNQGSFIYQPCQRQFNY
- the TP53INP2 gene encoding tumor protein p53-inducible nuclear protein 2 isoform X2, whose protein sequence is MFQRLTSLFFSTPSPPEDPDCPRAFVSEEDEVDGWLIIDLPEGPGLGPARLQSSPLEDLLIEHPSMSVYVTGSTIVLEPRPPSPLPDAALPDGDLSEGELAPARREPRAGRHVAPLPARAALLEKAGQVRRLQRARQRAERHALSAKAVQRQNRARESRPRRSKNQGSFIYQPCQRQFNY